The Pseudomonas putida nucleotide sequence TGCCAGTGCAACGCCCCAGTGCAGGACGATGCTGACCACGCCATAGCGAGAAGGTGAATTGCGCAGTTGCATGATGACGTGGTTCCCCGTGAAAGCTGTGCACAGACTAACGCGTAACGTATCGAATAAAAGCTTAAAAAACTGCTTTGTTTTATCGAAAAATACGATGATTAGTGTGTGAGTTTCCTATTAAGGAAACATTAACAATAGTCGGAGAGTTAGCGGTTTCCAGTGCCGGCCCCTTCGCGGGTAAACCCGGGAGGGGGCCGGCACTGGTATCAGTTAGCCTGCGCCTGGGTATTGGTCACCGGTTTCTTTACCGGCTCGGATTTGACTGTGGCCTTCTTCGGCTCGACCGGCTTTTTCGCCTGCTTCGCCGCAGACTTGTGTGCCGGTGCATGCTTGGCCGGTGCTGCCTTGGTCGCGGCGGGCTTGGCCGGCTCTTCCTTGGCAACGACTGCAGGTGCAGGGATAGCGGGGGCGGCAGCAGGAGCCGGTGCCGGCGCTGGTGCGGCTTCCTCAGCCTTGGCAACCGGCGCAGTCTTCACTTCAGGCTTGTCGCTACCACCGAACAGGCGCGAGAAGAACCCGCCGCCACTTTCCTTCTTCGCCACTGCTGCACCCGCTGTCGCCGCAGCTGCGACGGTCGCAGCCTTGGCCGGGTCGAACGACTTGCCCGCAAGCAGGTCCTGAGCCTGGCTGGCTGCACGCTGGCCGCTGCGCAGGGCGCCTTCGAGGGTGCCTGGGTAAAGCGCATCGGTGTGCTCACCGGCAAAGGTGATGCGCTGCACCGGGCGCTCCCACAGGCGCCAGTACTTGCTGATCTGCCCAGGGCCGTAAGCCAGGTAGGCGCCACCGGTGCCGGCGTCGACACTGTAGCGCTTGACCTCATAACCGGTGAACGCACCACGGGCCTGTGGATAGAACGCATGCAGGCGGATCAGCACCTGGTCGACCATCTGCTTGTCGCCAAAGGCCTGCAGCAGGCGCGCATTGTCACCCGAGAGGTTGATCACCACGTTGGCACCGCCCTTGAGCGCCGGCTCGATCCACAGCATGCCGAGGCCGGCGTTACTGAAGATTTCACCCGACATGCGCGCGCGGCTTTCCCAGACCGGCTGCTTGAACTTGAGCATCAACTGGTCGCGCCAGCCGTAGTTGGTGCCTCGCAGCGCTGCCACATGTTGAGTGTCCAGGCCTGGGGTGATCTGGATCTTGGCCAGCGCCCGCAGTGGCACCGCCATCACCAGGTAATCGGCCTTGTAGTCCGTGCTGCCGACCTTGACCGTGACGCCATCCTTGTCCTGCACGATCGCTGTGACCGGCGAGCTGGTCTTGATGGTCTTCAACTGCTTGACGAATGCCTGGGCCAGCACCGGGCTGCCGCCAGGCAGGCGCGCGGCACGCAGGTCGCGATCACTGACGCCACGGTAGACGCGGTTCTGCTGGGCGAAGTAAAGCAGCGACAGGCGCGATGGCTCGTCATAGCGGGTGCGGATCTGCTGGTTGATCAGCTGACGCGCTGTGGTCGGCAACTGCAGCTTGTCGAGCCAGGTGGACACGTTCATCTGGTCGAGGGCGAACAAGGTGCTGTTCGCCTGCGGGTTGAGCGGGTCATCGATCGAACGGGCCAGGTCGTCGAGGGTCTTCTCGTAGCGCTTGAGTGCTTCGGCGGTGGCCGGCTGCTTGGCAGTCAGGTCGGTGGCGCTGAAGTACTCGCCGTCGATCAGGTAACCCGGCGTACGCACAAATTCTGGCGCGGGCAGTGTTTCAAGCTTGAAACGGTCGAGGTACTGATTGAGCACCGGCTGTGCCTTGGCGTTGCCGATCCACTCGCTGGTGGCCAGGCCAGATCGCCCACCCATGCCCGACTTGGCCTCCAGCAGGGCGACCTGCCAGCCTTTATTTTGCAGTTCGTAGGCTGCGGTCAGGCCTGCCAGGCCGCCACCCACCACGATTGCCGACGGTGTCTTGTCCTTTGCCAGCGCGGCGCCGCTGGACACACCGATCAATACCAACGCGCACAGGCGCACCCAAGCAGCAGCCATGTCGGCGAACTCCGAGTTGAAAAAGCAGAATGGGAAGAGGCGGGAGTGCCCCGAGAGTCGATGCGTTAAGAATACGTCAGGTATCTGGACCCTGCCAGCACAGCGATATCAAGTGCCTTTGGCAACTGACATTTTTGTCAGTAGCCAGGCCTCTGGCCACTAGGTGAAGCTGGCGAAGGTGGCTGAAAAAACCGACAAAAGGAGCTGCACCATGACCTATGAGGAGCATTTCGCGCAGGTAGAAAGGCAATTCTTGTGGCACAACCAGACTGTACACACCCCCTCAGGCCTGAAAATCCGCTCCAACGGTACCTCCTGGACCGGTCTGCACGAAGCCTTCAAAGGCGATGACGGCACCGAGTTGGTGATTGGCGAGCACAGTGACGTGGAGATCTCCTTCAATCAGGAAGTCGAATGCCTGCGGCTGGAGTACTACGTCGTCAGCGACCAGTATTTCGACGATGTGCAGATGCTGCTGGATACCGACGGCTACGACATGGACCTGATTGCCCCGGTCCCGCGCAACTTCTACTGGCTTACCCTCTCCGGTAGCGGCTTTACCGATTTCCGGCCGGGCCCGATCTCCACCCAACCCTATCACCAGGTCATCGATGGCCCCTTTCGCCGCCTGACCATTTCCACCTCACAGGCTGGCACCGTGCACATTCGCCGCCTGGAATGGACCCGCACCTGTCGCCATTGAGCACTAGCGGTTGTCCTGCCCCCTGGCTTTGCTTAGGCTTACGCGGTCAAAGCAGGCAGTAAGCCAGGAGAAGTGCCCATGGGCCTCAACGATCAGTGGATGCAACGCGACCTCAAAGTCCTGTGGCACCCCTGCACCCAGATGAAAGACCACGAGCAGCTGCCACTGATCCCGATCCGGCGCGGTGAGGGCGTGTGGCTCGAGGACTTCGACGGCAAGCGCTACCTGGATGCCGTGAGCAGCTGGTGGGTCAACGTGTTCGGCCACGCCAACCCGCGCATCAACCAGCGCATCAAGGATCAGGTCGACCAGCTGGAGCACGTGATTCTCGCCGGCTTCAGCCACCAGCCGGTGATCGAGCTGTCCGAGCGCCTGGTCGCCATGACCCCCGCCGGGCTTGACCGGGTGTTCTATGCCGACAACGGTTCGTCGTGCATCGAAGTGGCGTTGAAGATGAGCTTCCACTACTGGCAGAACATCGGCAAACCGGCGAAAAAGCGCTTTGTTACCCTGACCAACAGCTACCACGGCGAGACCATCGCCGCGATGTCGGTGGGCGACGTGCCGCTGTTCACCGAGACCTACAAGGCGCTGCTGCTCGACACCCTCAAGGTGCCAAGCCCCGACTGCTACCTGCGCCCCGAGGGCATGGGCTGGGAAGAACACTCGCGCAACCTGTTCGCAGTCATGGAGCAGACCCTGGCCGAACACCACGAAACGATCTCGGCGGTGATCATCGAACCGCTGATCCAGGGCGCCGGTGGCATGCGCATGTACCACCCGGTGTACCTCAAGCTGCTGCGCGAAGCCTGCGACCGTTATGACGTGCACCTGATCCACGACGAGATCGCCGTCGGTTTCGGCCGCACCGGCACCATGTTCGCCTGCGAGCAAGCCGGCATCCGCCCGGACTTCCTGTGCCTGTCCAAGGCGCTGACCGGTGGCTACCTGCCGCTGGCCGCCTGCCTGACCACCGACAAGGTGTACCAGGCCTTCTACGACGATTACCCGACCCTGCGCGCGTTCCTCCACTCGCACAGCTACACCGGCAACCCGCTGGCCTGCGCCGCTGCCTTGGCGACGCTGGACATCTTCGAACAGGACAACGTAATCGAGGCCAACAAGGCCCTGGCCACGCGCATGGCCAGCGCCACCGCGCACCTGGCCGATCACGCCCACGTCGCCGAAATCCGCCAGACCGGCATGGCCCTGGCCATCGAAATGGTCCAGGACAAGGCGACCAAGGCTGCCTACCCGTGGCAGGAGCGGCGTGGCCTGAAGGTGTTCGAGCACGCCCTGACCCGCGGCGCCCTGCTGCGCCCACTGGGCAGCGTGGTGTACTTCCTGCCGCCGTACGTGATCACCCCGGAGCAGATCGACTTCCTCGCCGAAGTAGCCAGCGAAGGCATCGACATCGCCACCCGCGACAGCGTCAGCGTCGCCGTACCGGCCAACTTCCACCCCGACTTCCGCGACCCGGGCTAAAACCGCTCGCCCCGACACATAACCGCTGCGAAGCTAAGAACCTGGGGCCGCTTCGCGCCCCTTTCGCGACACAAGGCCGCTCCCACAAAGGGCCGAGTACACCTTTTTTGACGAGCACCCCATGAGACTGTCCCGCTTCTTCATCGACGCCCCCCTGAGCCTTGGCGAGCACGACCTGCCCGAAGCCCAGGCCCACTACATCGGCCGCGTCCTGCGCATGGCCCCCGGCGACGCCGTGCAACTGTTCGATGGCAGTGGCCAGGAATACCTCGGCCAACTGCTCGAAGTCGGCAAGAAGACCGTACGCGTCAGCCTCGACCAGGCCCTCGCCGGCCAGCCCGACTCACCGCTTCAGGTCCACCTCGGCCAGGGCCTGTCCCGCGGCGAGCGCATGGACTGGGCGATCCAGAAGGCCACCGAGCTTGGCGCCAACGCAATCACCCCGATTGTCAGCGAGCGCTGTGAAGTGCGCCTGAAGGACGAGCGTGCCGACAAGCGCCTGGCCCACTGGCGCCAAGTGGCGATCAGCGCCTGTGAACAATGCGGCCGCTCGACCCTGCCGGTCATTCATCCACCAGTGACCCTGGCCGAATGGCTCAAGGGCACCGAAGCCGACCTCAAACTGGTCCTGCACCCGGTCGCCGAGCCATTGACCAGCCATGACAAGCCGGCAACGCTGGCGTTCCTGATCGGCCCGGAAGGTGGCCTGAGCGAGGCGGAAGTCGAACAGGCCAAGGCCGCCGGCTTCCATGCCGCACGCCTCGGGCCGCGGGTATTGCGTACCGAGACAGCGCCGGTGGTGGCGCTGTCGGTAGCGCAGCAGTTGTGGGGTGATTTCTCGTAAACAAAAAGCTAACGCACGTACAGCGACACGGCCACGAAGTGCATCAGGCTCCCGACGATCACGAACAGGTGCCAGATGCCATGTGCATGGCGCAGCCGACTGTCGAGGGCGAAAAAGATGATGCCCACGGTGTAGAACACACCGCCGGCCGCCAGCCATGTGAAGCCGGCGGTGCCAAGGCTGTTCAGCAGTGGCTTGACCGCCACCAGCACGATCCAGCCCATCACCGCATAGATGATGATCGACAGGATGCGCGCCTCCGAGCGCGGCTTGATCTCTTGCAACATGCCGATCACCGCCAGCCCCCAGACCACGCCGAACAGGCTCCAGCCCCAGGGTCCGCGCAGGCTCACCAGGCAGAACGGGGTGTAGCTGCCGGCGATCAACAGGTAGATCGACAGGTGATCGAGCTTGCGCATGATCACCTTCGCCCGCCCGCGGGTGCTGTGGTAGAGAGTGGAAATGCTGTAGAGCAACAGCAAGGTGCTGCCGTAGATGGAGAAACTGACGATCTTCCAGGGGTCACCCTGCAGGCCCGCGACGACGATCAGCCAGATGGCACCAATACAGGCCAGGACGGCACCGACCAGGTGGGTCCAGGCATTGAAGCGTTCACCGTAGTACATGCAAACACAGACCTCCCGAAGCGGGCTGGGTTCATGACAGGGTTCATTCCTGCCTCATCCTACCCAAGGGCAGGTTGCAGTTCAGCGTCACGCACCAATCTTTCCAGCCCGGCCAGGTCCGGCACCCGCGCCACCTGTTCGCCCACCTGCACGGCGGCCAGCTCCAGGCTGCCCAGCGGCACGTCCACATAATTGAGCTGGCTGTCCAGCTTGCACGAGCGTGGAATGTCCTGCAGCAGCACGGCCAGGTAGCGCAAGCCGGTGTCTCCCAGCGCATTCAACACGACGATCCGCGCCCGCTCGCCACAGGGCGTCTCACCACCACAAGCTGCCTCGAAACCGATCAACGGCAAATGCTGCTGCCGCCAGTCGATCCACCCCAGGTGCCAGGCCGGGTTGCCGGGTTCACACACCAGGTTGCGCTGGCCGATCAGTTCGACCACGGCGACGTTGGGCAACACCAGGGTGCGGTCACCCAGCGGCAGCAGCAGGCCGGTCAGGCTGCTGCGTTGCCCTGCAATCAGTTCAAGCATGGGTCTGGCTCCAGTGGGCGATGCTCTGCAGCAACACCGACTCCTGATAGGGTTTGCCCAGGTAATCGTTGACGCCAATGGCCATGGCACGGTCGCGGTGCTTCTGCCCGGTGCGCGATGTGATCATGATGATCGGCACGTCTTTCAGACGCTCGTCGCGGCGAATGCGGGTGGCCACTTCGAAGCCATCCATGCGCGGCATTTCGATGTCCAGCAAAAGCACATCAGGGCGGTGCTCTTCCAGCAGGGCCATGGCATCGACCCCATCCTTGGCCGTCATCACGCTCATGCCATGGCGTTCCAGCAGGCGGCTGGTGACCTTGCGCACGGTGACCGAGTCGTCCACCACCATCACCAGCGTGGCCCGCCGTGGTGCCGGGCCGAACAAGGTTCGCTGCACCCCGCTGCCACCGGGCAGACGCGCCAGCCGCCGCTGCTGGCCACGCAGCTGGCCCAGCAGGTCGAGGATCAGCACCACCCGGCCATCACCGAGCAAGGTCGCACCCGACAAGCCCGCCACGGCGGCGAACTGCGGGCCAAGGCTCTTCACCACGATCTCACGGCTCGGCGACAGGCTGTCCACCTGGATGGCGAACGACTGCTCCTGGGAGTGCAGCAGCAACACCGGCAACGGCACGCTCTGCCCCAACAGCACCGGGCGCGGCAGCCCTTGCAGCAGTTCGCCCAGGTAACGCAAGGCGTACTCGTGGCCGCCATACACATAACGCGGCGCGTCCAGCTGGTAACAGGCGGCCAGCTCGGCAGGCGGCACGCGCACGATGCCCTCGATGGTGTTGAGCGGAATGGCGTACTGCTCCTCGCCCAGGTGCACCATCAAGGCCCGATTGATCGACACGGTGAACGGCAGGCGGATCAGGAAGCGCGCGCCCTTGCCCTGGGCCGACTCGATGGTCATCGAACCGCCCAGTTGCTTGACCTCTTCGTGCACCACGTCCATGCCCAGGCCGCGCCCGGAAATCTGGGTGATCTTCTCTGCCGTGGAAAAGCCTGGGCGCAGGATGAACTGCAGGATCTCGTGATCGCTCAGCTGTGCCTGCGGGTCCAGCAGGCCGCGCTTGATCGCCTTGCGCCGTACCGCCTCCAGCGGCACACCGGCGCCGTCGTCGGTCATCTCGATGACGATGTCGGCGCCCTCATGCAACAAGTTCAGGTGAATGGTGCCCTGCTCCGGCTTGCCCGCGGCCAGGCGTACCTCGCGCGCTTCCAGGCCATGGTCGACGGCATTGCGCAGCATGTGCTCCAAGGGCGCGACCATGCGTTCGAGCACGCTGCGGTCCAGCTCGCCCTCGGCGTTGCCGACCACCAGTTCGACCTGCTTGCCCAGCTCGCTGGCCACCTGACGCACCACCCGCTGCAAGCGCGGTACCAGACGTTCGAACGGCACCATCAGGGTCGCGGTCAGGCCCTCCTGCAGTTGGCTGTTCACCCGCGCCTGTTGCTGCAGCAGGCTGTAGGCTTCCTGGGCGCGCTGGGTGAGGGTTTCCTTGAGGTCGAGCAGGTCGGAGGCCGACTCAAACAGTGCCCGCGACAGCTGCTGGAGCTGCGAATGGCGGTCCATCTCCAGCGGGTCGAAATCTTCGTAGGCATCCCCCTCGAACGCCTGTCGGCTGCTGATTCGCCCCTGGGTCTCGATGTCCAGGCGCAGCAGCTGGTCGCGCATGCGCTCCAGAGTGGTTTCCATCTCGTTGAGGGCGAACTGCGCGTCGTTGACCTGCTGTTCGATACGGCCACGAATGATTGAATGCTCACCGGCCAGGTTGCCGAGGTCGTCGAGCAGCTCGGCGTCGACCTTGACCATGTCGCCCGGCGCCCGCTCCGGTGCCGCAGCCGGTACTTCGGCGGGTGCTGTGTCGGCCGGGGCCTGGCCGGCAGCGCTGTCGGTCAGCGCGGCGCTGCTGAAGTTGCGGATGTAGTCGATCAGCGCGGTAGCGGCATGCAACGGCTGGCCCAGGCGCACGGCGTCGAGCATGTGCGCCAGGCGGTCATGGCAGTTCTGCAGCAGCGCGAACAGCGGCGCGCTCGGCGGCAGGCGCCCGGCGGCGAGCAGTTCGTAGAGGAATTCCAGTTCATGGGCCAGGTCGCCGATGGCGCTGATCTCGACCATGCGCGCACCGCCCTTGAGGGTATGCAAGTCCCGCAGCAGGTTCTCCACCTCGACGCTGCTGCGCGGGTCGGCCTGCCAGCGCGCCAGGGCGGCGGCGGCGCTTTCGACGATGTCCGAGCTTTCTTCGAGGAAGACCTCCAGCAATTCCTTGTCGCCTGGGCTGTCGGGCTCGTCATCGTGCTCCAGCGCGCCGGTTAGCGGCGTTACCGCATCAGGGCTTACCAGGCCGGTAGCCCCCGGAGCCAGCGCGCCATCCAACAGTTCGCGCAGGGCGTCGACGCAGTCAGGCCGGGGGCTGATTTCCTGCCCGGCAGCCACTTCGTCGAGCATGTCCAGCAGGGCTTCATGGGCTTGCTGAGCAATGGTGAAGAAGCGCGGGCTGGCGCCCAGGCTGCCCTCTTCCACGGCGCCGTAGAGGTCGAGCAGCGCTTCGCAGACGGTATCCATCTGCCACAGGTCGGCCAGGTGCGCAGCGTGGCCAAGGCTGGTCAGCTCATCGAGCAAGGTATCCAGCGGCTCGCGCTGACCGGGCTGCTGTTGCCAACGTGACAGCAGCGACTCGGCATCCAGCAGGATATCCATGGCCTGGGCCAGGAAACTGGCGATCAGCTGCGGGTCGCGTTTGCCATGCCGGGTGTGCTGAGGCTCGGCATGCAGGCTGGCCAGGCGCAGATCAACGGCCTCGCCGACCTGCTCGATCAGCTGGGCCGCACCCGGGATGGCGGCCAACGGCGTACTGCCCAGCTGTGCCAAGGCCTGCAGGAACAGACCATGGGCTGTTTGCAGCCATTGCATCTCCGCAGCCTGCAACGGCAGCTGGTGCCCCCGGTACTCGCGCACCAGGCGGTCGAAGGCAGTAGCCAGCTCGGCGATCGGCATGACGCCGGCCATGGCAGCGCTGCCCTTGAGGGTGTGCAAGGCGCGCTGCAGGCTGTCGCTGACTTCTCTGCCCTGGCCGTCGGCGCCCTGCAGAAAGCCTTCCAGGCTGGCCAGGTGGCCTTGTGCTTCGTTGCGGAAGATATCCAGTAGCTGTGGGTCCAGGCCATCGATGTCGGCGTTGACCGGGGTGTCGTTCTCGGCCAGGGCGTGCAGGTGGCTCGCCAGTTGTTCGATCTCGGTCAATTGCGGCAATTGGCCAGCTGCAAAGTCTGCCAGCAGGTCCGGCAGATGGACGAACACCTGCTGCAACGCCACCGCGCCCTCCGGGGTCAGGGCGATACGCCCCTCCAGCACCCGGTTGAGCAGGTGCTCAGCGCCCCACGCCAGTTCGGCCACCGCCTCGGCATGCACCATGCGCCCGCTGCCCTTGAGCGTATGCAGGTCGCGGCGCACTTCGATCAGGGCGTCACGCAGGCTATTGTCGGCACGCCAGCGCAGCCAGTGGCGCTCGATTTCCGGCAGCAACTCGCCGGCCTCTTCGAGGAACACCTCACGCAATTCATCATCGATGCCATCGCTGCCATCCTGCGCCTGGGACTGGTCCGCATGGATGCACTGCACACCCAGCTTCGTCAGGCTGGCACGGGCCATGTCGAGGAACGGTTGAGCATCGGCCAGCGGGTCGGCGACGCGCCATTGCAAGTAGCATTCGGCGGCACTGAGGGAGTCGGCCAGGTGGGTCAGTTCGTCCGCCGGCGGCTCCACTTCCAGATGCTGCAACCAGCCCTGCACATAGCCTGCGCAGCCGGCAAACACTTCGGCAGCGGCCGGCAGCATCAGCATCGCCAACGCGCCGCGCACTTGCTGCAACAGCCCCGGCAGTGGCTGCAGGCGCTGGCGCGGCCAGCCGGACTCCAGGCAATCGCCGATCAGGTCCTTGGCCTGCTGCAGCACAGACAGTGATTCGTGCAACACCAACTGACGAATCTCGGCCAGGTCGGAACCGGGCAGGCCGCCCTGCCCGCCTTCTTCCAGTGGCAGGACCATACCATTGAGCGTGGCCTCCACATACAGCAGAGCGCCGGCCACATCCATCAATACCGCGTCGTCCGCCGTACGCTCACCCTGGGCCAAAGCCTGCAGCGCCAGCACCTGGTCGATGATCACCCGGCGAGGTTGCTGGAAGCCCAGCACTGCCAGGGTGTCGGCAACATGGCGCAATGGCGCGAGCAGCGCCTCCAGCTCTTCACTGTGCTGGCGGTCGCCGCGCACGAACTGGTCCAGACGCTCCTTGATCCGCATCAGGTCGTCGCACAGGGCGCTGACCACCGAGCGCAGAGCGTCACGCCCCGGCCCGGCCTGCATCTGTTCCCGCCAGTTTCCCAGCGACAAGTCGAGGTTGGCCAGGTCATCGGAACCGGCAAAGCGCTGCGCGGCGCCGCTGATCAGGCTGGCCTGGGCCAGCGGCTCGACGCCACGGCAGGCACGCAGCTGGTTGAGCAGCGGCAGCATCACCAGTGGCAGGTCATGGCGTGCGCCGCGCAACCGCTCCAGATACGACGGCAATTGCTCCAGACCACGGAACAACGGCCCCAGGCAGTCACCGCGGGGGCTCACCTGGCCCTCGGCCAAGGCCTTGGCCAGCAGTTCCAGTTCTTCGGCCAGGCGTGTGGCACCGCGCAGTTCGAGCATGCGCAGGCAGCCATGCACCTGGTGCAGGTTATCCACAACGAAGGCCAGCATCGACAAGTCGTCGGTCTCGCCGGCAAAGCGCTCCAGGGCCTGACGGGCCTGGCTCAGGCAATCGAGGATGGCGGCCCGGGTCCAGGCCAGGGCCACGGTATCGTGGCGCTCGGGGCTTACGACGGCAGAAGCCATGGGTTTTCCTCAGCTTCGCTCGGCGGAAGCCGGCAGGGTGAAACCAGAGACCGAGCGGCGCATCTCGCTAGCCATTCGAGCCAGGTGGCGGATGCTGTCGGCGGTGGCGCCGGAGCCGGCGGAGGTCTGCGCGGTGATCTGCTGAATCACCGCCATGGTGTGGGAAATCTGCCCCGCCGAGGAGGTCTGCAACTGGGCTGCATCGGAGATGCTGTGGATA carries:
- the trhA gene encoding PAQR family membrane homeostasis protein TrhA: MYYGERFNAWTHLVGAVLACIGAIWLIVVAGLQGDPWKIVSFSIYGSTLLLLYSISTLYHSTRGRAKVIMRKLDHLSIYLLIAGSYTPFCLVSLRGPWGWSLFGVVWGLAVIGMLQEIKPRSEARILSIIIYAVMGWIVLVAVKPLLNSLGTAGFTWLAAGGVFYTVGIIFFALDSRLRHAHGIWHLFVIVGSLMHFVAVSLYVR
- a CDS encoding hybrid sensor histidine kinase/response regulator yields the protein MASAVVSPERHDTVALAWTRAAILDCLSQARQALERFAGETDDLSMLAFVVDNLHQVHGCLRMLELRGATRLAEELELLAKALAEGQVSPRGDCLGPLFRGLEQLPSYLERLRGARHDLPLVMLPLLNQLRACRGVEPLAQASLISGAAQRFAGSDDLANLDLSLGNWREQMQAGPGRDALRSVVSALCDDLMRIKERLDQFVRGDRQHSEELEALLAPLRHVADTLAVLGFQQPRRVIIDQVLALQALAQGERTADDAVLMDVAGALLYVEATLNGMVLPLEEGGQGGLPGSDLAEIRQLVLHESLSVLQQAKDLIGDCLESGWPRQRLQPLPGLLQQVRGALAMLMLPAAAEVFAGCAGYVQGWLQHLEVEPPADELTHLADSLSAAECYLQWRVADPLADAQPFLDMARASLTKLGVQCIHADQSQAQDGSDGIDDELREVFLEEAGELLPEIERHWLRWRADNSLRDALIEVRRDLHTLKGSGRMVHAEAVAELAWGAEHLLNRVLEGRIALTPEGAVALQQVFVHLPDLLADFAAGQLPQLTEIEQLASHLHALAENDTPVNADIDGLDPQLLDIFRNEAQGHLASLEGFLQGADGQGREVSDSLQRALHTLKGSAAMAGVMPIAELATAFDRLVREYRGHQLPLQAAEMQWLQTAHGLFLQALAQLGSTPLAAIPGAAQLIEQVGEAVDLRLASLHAEPQHTRHGKRDPQLIASFLAQAMDILLDAESLLSRWQQQPGQREPLDTLLDELTSLGHAAHLADLWQMDTVCEALLDLYGAVEEGSLGASPRFFTIAQQAHEALLDMLDEVAAGQEISPRPDCVDALRELLDGALAPGATGLVSPDAVTPLTGALEHDDEPDSPGDKELLEVFLEESSDIVESAAAALARWQADPRSSVEVENLLRDLHTLKGGARMVEISAIGDLAHELEFLYELLAAGRLPPSAPLFALLQNCHDRLAHMLDAVRLGQPLHAATALIDYIRNFSSAALTDSAAGQAPADTAPAEVPAAAPERAPGDMVKVDAELLDDLGNLAGEHSIIRGRIEQQVNDAQFALNEMETTLERMRDQLLRLDIETQGRISSRQAFEGDAYEDFDPLEMDRHSQLQQLSRALFESASDLLDLKETLTQRAQEAYSLLQQQARVNSQLQEGLTATLMVPFERLVPRLQRVVRQVASELGKQVELVVGNAEGELDRSVLERMVAPLEHMLRNAVDHGLEAREVRLAAGKPEQGTIHLNLLHEGADIVIEMTDDGAGVPLEAVRRKAIKRGLLDPQAQLSDHEILQFILRPGFSTAEKITQISGRGLGMDVVHEEVKQLGGSMTIESAQGKGARFLIRLPFTVSINRALMVHLGEEQYAIPLNTIEGIVRVPPAELAACYQLDAPRYVYGGHEYALRYLGELLQGLPRPVLLGQSVPLPVLLLHSQEQSFAIQVDSLSPSREIVVKSLGPQFAAVAGLSGATLLGDGRVVLILDLLGQLRGQQRRLARLPGGSGVQRTLFGPAPRRATLVMVVDDSVTVRKVTSRLLERHGMSVMTAKDGVDAMALLEEHRPDVLLLDIEMPRMDGFEVATRIRRDERLKDVPIIMITSRTGQKHRDRAMAIGVNDYLGKPYQESVLLQSIAHWSQTHA
- a CDS encoding 16S rRNA (uracil(1498)-N(3))-methyltransferase, which produces MRLSRFFIDAPLSLGEHDLPEAQAHYIGRVLRMAPGDAVQLFDGSGQEYLGQLLEVGKKTVRVSLDQALAGQPDSPLQVHLGQGLSRGERMDWAIQKATELGANAITPIVSERCEVRLKDERADKRLAHWRQVAISACEQCGRSTLPVIHPPVTLAEWLKGTEADLKLVLHPVAEPLTSHDKPATLAFLIGPEGGLSEAEVEQAKAAGFHAARLGPRVLRTETAPVVALSVAQQLWGDFS
- a CDS encoding chemotaxis protein CheW, whose protein sequence is MLELIAGQRSSLTGLLLPLGDRTLVLPNVAVVELIGQRNLVCEPGNPAWHLGWIDWRQQHLPLIGFEAACGGETPCGERARIVVLNALGDTGLRYLAVLLQDIPRSCKLDSQLNYVDVPLGSLELAAVQVGEQVARVPDLAGLERLVRDAELQPALG
- a CDS encoding flavin monoamine oxidase family protein, coding for MAAAWVRLCALVLIGVSSGAALAKDKTPSAIVVGGGLAGLTAAYELQNKGWQVALLEAKSGMGGRSGLATSEWIGNAKAQPVLNQYLDRFKLETLPAPEFVRTPGYLIDGEYFSATDLTAKQPATAEALKRYEKTLDDLARSIDDPLNPQANSTLFALDQMNVSTWLDKLQLPTTARQLINQQIRTRYDEPSRLSLLYFAQQNRVYRGVSDRDLRAARLPGGSPVLAQAFVKQLKTIKTSSPVTAIVQDKDGVTVKVGSTDYKADYLVMAVPLRALAKIQITPGLDTQHVAALRGTNYGWRDQLMLKFKQPVWESRARMSGEIFSNAGLGMLWIEPALKGGANVVINLSGDNARLLQAFGDKQMVDQVLIRLHAFYPQARGAFTGYEVKRYSVDAGTGGAYLAYGPGQISKYWRLWERPVQRITFAGEHTDALYPGTLEGALRSGQRAASQAQDLLAGKSFDPAKAATVAAAATAGAAVAKKESGGGFFSRLFGGSDKPEVKTAPVAKAEEAAPAPAPAPAAAPAIPAPAVVAKEEPAKPAATKAAPAKHAPAHKSAAKQAKKPVEPKKATVKSEPVKKPVTNTQAQAN
- a CDS encoding adenosylmethionine--8-amino-7-oxononanoate transaminase, translated to MGLNDQWMQRDLKVLWHPCTQMKDHEQLPLIPIRRGEGVWLEDFDGKRYLDAVSSWWVNVFGHANPRINQRIKDQVDQLEHVILAGFSHQPVIELSERLVAMTPAGLDRVFYADNGSSCIEVALKMSFHYWQNIGKPAKKRFVTLTNSYHGETIAAMSVGDVPLFTETYKALLLDTLKVPSPDCYLRPEGMGWEEHSRNLFAVMEQTLAEHHETISAVIIEPLIQGAGGMRMYHPVYLKLLREACDRYDVHLIHDEIAVGFGRTGTMFACEQAGIRPDFLCLSKALTGGYLPLAACLTTDKVYQAFYDDYPTLRAFLHSHSYTGNPLACAAALATLDIFEQDNVIEANKALATRMASATAHLADHAHVAEIRQTGMALAIEMVQDKATKAAYPWQERRGLKVFEHALTRGALLRPLGSVVYFLPPYVITPEQIDFLAEVASEGIDIATRDSVSVAVPANFHPDFRDPG